A region from the Salvia splendens isolate huo1 chromosome 15, SspV2, whole genome shotgun sequence genome encodes:
- the LOC121767702 gene encoding uncharacterized protein LOC121767702, with translation MADYEQQQHMIPKETALQALNTIIQLHFEKTLEKKRAVDLQKKELWKLFHLFFLFLGLVFAAQAQASPRLQCRHCWVPIGLLSMAHLIFYVSVAQTLRCINGFKYQRRCHKLTLGVATDRLRRLKEAGAGAVDEIEELEIHYQEPPESYFGKFKRNWALHFGFLIFIYGFMVSSSVVMLCY, from the coding sequence ATGGCAGACTACGAGCAACAGCAGCACATGATCCCCAAAGAAACAGCCCTCCAAGCCCTCAACACCATAATCCAGCTCCACTTCGAGAAAACCCTCGAGAAAAAGCGCGCCGTGGATCTCCAAAAAAAGGAGCTATGGAAGCTCTTccacctcttcttcctcttcctcggcCTCGTCTTCGCGGCCCAGGCTCAGGCCTCCCCGCGCCTCCAGTGCCGCCACTGCTGGGTCCCCATCGGCCTCCTCTCCATGGCCCACCTCATCTTCTACGTCTCCGTCGCCCAGACGCTCCGCTGCATCAACGGCTTCAAGTACCAGCGCCGCTGCCACAAGCTCACCCTCGGCGTCGCCACGGATCGGCTCCGGCGACTCAAGGAGGCCGGCGCCGGCGCGGTGGATGAGATTGAGGAGCTGGAGATCCACTACCAGGAGCCGCCGGAGAGCTATTTTGGTAAGTTTAAGAGGAATTGGGCGCTGCATTTTGGattcttgatcttcatttatgGATTTATGGTTTCCTCTTCCGTTGTAATGCTCTGTTATTAG
- the LOC121768822 gene encoding trihelix transcription factor DF1-like, whose product MLESSIFVENNGGSAPVAARINDEDGDGERSSGGPRWPREETLSLLKVRSEMDTAFRDSPLKGPLWDEVSRKLGELGYNRSAKKCKEKFENIYKYHRRTKDGRSSRHNCKNYRFFEQLEFLDAQFSMPSTPLNLIPSYAVDATAAMAKGGVTFSQDFSALPCSSQDPDAEFLSASTSTASSCGKDSEGSVKRNRKLADYLERLMKDVLQKQEDLLNKFVEAIEKCEKDRIAREEAWKAQETARIKREQEFLAQERAIAAAKDAAVLAFLQKIAQQMPSLHVPEILGPLFEKASGKQENELEKVSYLLENGGGETSTHTDKHDHSGGENTIQASSSRWPKAEVEALISLKTDLDLKYQDSGPKGPLWEEISACMKKMGHDRNAKRCKEKWENINKYYKRVKESNKRRPEDSKTCPYFSMLDSLYAKKSKKSQHNLNNLKPEQILMQMMGQQTAQQHGSDPLLGEYDDISHQDQEDDAESGDGYQIVAN is encoded by the exons ATGCTGGAGAGCTCTATTTTCGTCGAAAACAATGGCGGCTCAGCTCCAGTCGCCGCCAGGATTAACGATGAAGACGGTGACGGCGAGCGGAGCTCAGGCGGACCGCGGTGGCCGCGCGAGGAGACATTGTCGTTGCTCAAAGTAAGGTCTGAAATGGATACAGCATTTCGTGACTCCCCGCTTAAAGGTCCTCTTTGGGATGAAGTTTCCAG GAAATTAGGTGAGCTTGGATACAATCGAAGCGCCAAGAAATGCAAAGAGAAGTTTGAAAACATTTATAAATATCACAGAAGGACCAAAGATGGCCGATCCAGTCGGCACAACTGCAAAAACTATAGATTCTTCGAACAATTAGAGTTTCTCGACGCCCAATTCTCTATGCCATCCACTCCGTTGAACCTGATTCCTTCCTACGCAGTCGATGCCACGGCTGCAATGGCCAAGGGCGGCGTCACTTTCAGTCAGGACTTCTCCGCGTTACCTTGTTCAAGCCAAGACCCTGATGCTGAGTTCCTGTCGGCCTCCACGTCCACTGCATCCTCGTGTGGGAAAGACTCCGAGGGGAGTGTGAAGAGGAATAGGAAGCTAGCAGACTATTTGGAGAGGTTGATGAAGGATGTCTTGCAGAAGCAAGAGGATTTGCTCAACAAGTTCGTTGAAGCTATAGAGAAATGTGAGAAGGATCGGATAGCTAGGGAGGAAGCATGGAAGGCGCAAGAAACGGCCAGGATAAAGAGGGAGCAGGAGTTTCTGGCTCAAGAAAGAGCAATTGCAGCAGCTAAGGATGCGGCTGTGCTTGCCTTCTTGCAGAAGATCGCTCAGCAGATGCCTTCACTGCACGTCCCAGAAATCCTCGGTCCATTGTTTGAGAAAGCTTCTGGTAAACAAGAGAATGAGTTGGAGAAGGTTAGCTACTTACTAGAGAATGGTGGAGGTGAGACTTCCACTCACACTGACAAGCATGATCACAGCGGAGGCGAGAACACCATTCAGGCGAGCTCCTCAAGGTGGCCGAAGGCggaagtagaagctttgatatcGCTCAAAACTGATCTTGATTTGAAGTACCAAGACAGTGGGCCGAAAGGGCCTCTGTGGGAGGAGATATCGGCTTGCATGAAGAAGATGGGGCACGACAGAAATGCAAAGAGGTGTAAAGAGAAATGGGAGAATATAAATAAGTACTATAAGAGAGTGAAAGAGAGCAACAAGAGGAGGCCGGAGGATTCGAAAACATGCCCTTATTTTAGTATGCTGGATTCTCTGTATGCCAAAAAGTCAAAGAAATCGCAACATAATTTGAACAACTTGAAGCCTGAGCAAATCTTGATGCAGATGATGGGCCAACAGACGGCGCAGCAGCATGGATCAGATCCGTTGCTTGGGGAATACGATGACATCAGCCACCAAGATCAAGAAGACGATGCAGAGAGTGGTGATGGTTATCAGATTGTCGCCAACTGA
- the LOC121768994 gene encoding protein BOLA2-like: protein MAVSKEQVESTLKSKLNPSHLDVIDTSGGCGASYSIEIVSQEFEGKRLLERHRLVNSALAEEMKHIHALSITKAVTPDQWKEHEAKKSQQDA, encoded by the exons ATGGCGGTGAGCAAGGAGCAAGTTGAATCAACCTTAAAGTCCAAGCTCAATCCTTCTCATCTT GATGTTATCGACACATCTGGGGG TTGTGGTGCAAGTTACAGCATTGAGATTGTATCACAAGAATTTGAAGGAAAAAGACTGCTGGAGAGGCACCGGCTGGTGAATTCTGCGTTGGCGGAAGAGATGAAACATATTCACGCTCTCTCCATAACAAAGGCTGTGACCCCTGATCAATGGAAAGAGCATGAGGCCAAAAAGTCTCAACAAGATGCCTGA
- the LOC121766811 gene encoding serine/threonine-protein kinase ATG1t-like has translation MGSAYDFEILGDYILREKLGESLVSKVWKANHRSSGDAVVLKQIAATKLTSHLRNYLVAFLSSVNHPNIIRLLHFFKYQDYVILVMEFCEGGNLASFIRLHGRVQQCLAKRFMQQLGNGPQVLKQNHIVHRDLKPENILLSGSEYDPVLKIADFGLSRILLPDDSAQTVCGSVFYMAPEILQFQRYNHKVDMWSVGAILFELLNGYPPFHGRSRVQLLQNIKKSTSLPFAPLILPQLHPDCVDLCSRLLSISPDGRLSFEEFYQHNFLNH, from the exons ATGGGCTCTGCATAC GATtttgagattttaggagattaCATTTTGAGGGAGAAACTCGGAGAGAGTTTGGTGTCGAAGGTGTGGAAAGCGAACCACAGAAGCAGCGGTGATGCGGTGGTTCTGAAGCAAATAGCGGCCACCAAGCTGACGTCACACCTCAGGAATTACCTCGTCGCCTTCTTGTCCTCCGTTAACCATCCCAACATAATCCGCCTCCTCCATTTCTTCAAA TATCAGGATTATGTTATCCTTGTCATGGAGTTTTGCGAGGGGGGGAATTTAGCTTCTTTCATACGACTCCACGGCAGAGTTCAACAGTGTCTAGCCAAAAGATTCATGCAGCAGCTAG GTAATGGCCCCCAAGTGTTGAAACAGAATCATATTGTTCACCGTGATCTCAAGCCTGAG AATATACTCTTGTCTGGCTCTGAGTATGACCCGGTTCTAAAAATTGCTGATTTTGGACTATCAAG GATATTACTACCTGATGACTCTGCACAGACAGTGTGTGGATCTGTATTTTACATGGCTCCAGAAATTCTACAGTTCCAGAGATACAATCACAAG GTCGATATGTGGAGTGTTGGTGCAATTCTTTTCGAACTTCTTAATGGTTACCCCCCTTTTCATGGCAGGAGTAGGGTTCAG CTTCTGCAGAATATCAAGAAGTCTACCTCTCTTCCATTCGCTCCTTTAATTCTTCCACAGTTGCATCCTGATTGTGTTGACTTGTGTTCGCGGTTGCTATCCATTAGTCCAG ATGGTCGTCTATCATTCGAGGAATTTTATCAACACAACTTCTTAAATCATTGA
- the LOC121768993 gene encoding autophagy-related protein 13b — MASYHGNTHSERAKMEQIITEFFAKSLHIILESRCPYVSSRNYSGEQVLSSLSPSSSSSSSSSFRPRDKWFNLALRDCPAALENIDFWRQSNLEPMIVDVILLQRPIDWDPLNFSPKTGFVSGKERHYYGSDNEEFGCEGKNERIIERWVLQYESKKNGGSTGSKKRSNCTSSHALYKKSILLLRSLYATVRLLPAYKLFRDLTSSAHIRMYNLAHRVSSFVEPFTRREEADMQRFVFTPVDTSCGRLCLSVLYRSSVVDMGSDPSTPISPQFIPEYVGSPMAEPLKRFPSGFVSQSSPSSSPFGRRHSWSYDLYRASPPSANPSPSPSPTYSDSHASLAKQRCRRLPPPSLPHHVPDETLVAYMKTPSYDEYWPSPVFSPSPSPSPPTYVPNSHISKALLRCESAPVSIPVTKLSSMPSLPNKQLMPPSPPLKATLLTAAENIAHVRPTSTTDKLLSFSKDRLHQISGARPSVNSSPSKSFSSRLSFQDDYDDGPFVVEDDEILDPSSRSGLFELPGHPNEPGGTLFVKRSQDAAVGALVRMLNKAPPLHQDLQGSTLQTPTNSVKDTTEISEEPRVQQSSASNIVSSGLGLVTSKTTANALEELHGYRKMKDSLLKLK; from the exons ATGGCTTCTTATCACGGGAACACTCATTCGGAACGAGCCAAAATGGAACAGATTATCACCGAGTTTTTCGCCAAAAGCCTTCACATAATTCTCGAATCCCGCTGCCCTTATGTCTCGTCTCGCAATTACAGCGGGGAGCAGGTTTTGTCCTCGCTGTCtccctcctcttcttcctcctcttcttccagTTTTAGGCCTCGGGATAAGTGGTTTAATTTAGCACTTAGGGATTGCCCTGCTGCCTTAGAGAACATAGACTTTTGGCGCCAGAGTAACCTTGAGCCTATGATCGTTGATGTTATACTATTGCAGAGGCCTATTGATTGGGATCCTTTGAATTTCTCCCCTAAAACAGGATTTGTGTCGGGGAAGGAGAGGCATTACTATGGCTCGGATAATGAGGAGTTTGGGTGTGAAGGGAAGAATGAGAGGATTATTGAGAGATGGGTTTTACAATATGAGAGTAAGAAGAATGGTGGCTCTACTGGGAGTAAGAAGAGGTCGAATTGTACGAGCTCTCATGCTTTGTACAAGAAGTCTATACTGTTGTTGAGGTCTCTGTATGCCACAGTTAGGCTTTTGCCTGCTTATAAGCTGTTCCGGGATCTCACTTCATCGGCTCATATTAGGATGTATAATCTTGCCCATCGAGTTTCGTCTTTTGTTGAGCCGTTCACCCGCAGAGAAGAGGCAGATATGCAGCGATTTGTATTTACTCCGGTTGACACTTCTTGTGGCAGGCTTTGCCTCTCAGTCTTGTATCGGTCATCTGTAGTGGATATGGGTTCAGATCCTTCAACTCCTATATCACCGCAGTTCATTCCAGAATATGTTGGGAGTCCCATGGCAGAACCACTGAAAAGGTTTCCTTCTGGTTTTGTATCACAGAGCTCCCCATCTTCGTCTCCATTTGGAAGGAGGCACAGTTGGAGTTATGACTTGTATCGAGCATCACCACCTTCAGCTAACCCCTCGCCTTCACCTTCGCCAACATACTCCGATTCCCATGCCTCTTTAGCAAAACAGCGCTGCCGTCGTCTCCCACCACCATCCTTGCCTCATCACGTACCTGATGAAACACTTGTCGCTTACATGAAGACTCCAAGTTATGATGAGTATTGGCCTTCCCCTGTGTTTTcaccatctccatctccatcgcCACCCACCTATGTTCCCAATAGTCATATATCTAAAGCTCTTTTGCGGTGTGAAAGTGCTCCTGTTAGCATACCTGTGACGAAGCTTTCTAGCATGCCTTCACTGCCGAACAAACAACTGATGCCCCCTTCACCTCCCCTGAAAGCTACTCTACTAACAGCTGCTGAGAACATTGCACATGTGAGGCCAACCTCAACAACTGACAAG TTACTCTCGTTCAGCAAGGATAGACTACACCAGATATCTGGGGCAAGACCATCAGTGAATAGCTCACCATCTAAATCATTTTCCAGCAGGTTATCATTTCAGGATGATTATGATGATGGACCGTTTGTCGTTGAGGATGACGAAATACTCGATCCAAGTTCCAG GTCAGGTTTGTTTGAGCTGCCAGGACATCCGAATGAGCCCGGGGGTACTTTATTTGTTAAAAGATCACAAGATGCTGCTGTCGGTGCTCTTGTTCGTATGCTGAACAAAGCACCACCTCTTCACCAAGATCTACAGGGCTCCACGCTTCAGACACCGACCAACAGTGTCAAGGACACTACTGAAATATCTGAAGAGCCAAGAGTCCAGCAGTCTTCTGCTTCAAATATTGTGTCATCTGGGCTTGGGCTTGTGACATCCAAGACTACAGCTAATGCTCTGGAGGAGCTCCATGGCTACAGAAAAATGAAAGATTCGTTGCTTAAATTAAAGTAA